The following proteins are encoded in a genomic region of Oncorhynchus kisutch isolate 150728-3 linkage group LG6, Okis_V2, whole genome shotgun sequence:
- the LOC116374349 gene encoding zinc finger protein 239-like isoform X3, whose product MHAGLSINHAPQPIVSCVSEQQTPPEQQRCEQEWSSSLGQEDTEPTQIKEEQGELRTRQEEEQIQGPETDTKEDSITIPLCVKGDCDQEPPQPTHLLQTVENKEKYSLLTNTTGQIKTEPDGEGYGVSLSEPTSDSPQSQPLSAVNPDCSRTQSENTESVPRDPERRPEEDTQTHSCTQCGAVFCELSQLKAHMLSHTEPHSGDTSHRQILCTVCWKSFTSTSYLKVHLRSHTKDKPFHCGVCGKSFSYSGRFREHQRIHTGERPYRCHVCGKRFSQSVHLKTHLRVHTGEKPYSCPVCGKGFSQSSHIKGHLRTHTRGR is encoded by the coding sequence ACAGCGCTGTGAGCAGGAGTGGAGCTCCAGTCTGGGGCAGGAGGACACAGAGCCCAcacagattaaagaggaacaggGTGAACTCAGGACCCGTCAGGAGGAAGAGCAGATTCAAGGGCCGGAGACTGATACCAAAGAAGACTCCATAACCATTCCTCTCTGTGTGAAAGGTGACTGTGATCAGGAGCCACCTCAGCCCACACATCTTCTCCAAACTGTGGAGAACAAAGAGAAGTACTCTCTACTGACCAACACAACTGGACAGATCAAAACAGAACCTGATGGAGAGGGCTATGGAGTATCACTATCAGAACCAACCAGTGACTCCCCTCAGTCTCAGCCCCTCTCTGCAGTAAATCCAGactgttctagaacacagagTGAGAACACTGAAAGTGTTCCGAGAGATCCAGAAAGGAGACCAgaggaggacacacagacacactcatgtACTCAGTGTGGTGCCGTGTTCTGTGAGCTATCCCAACTGAAGGCACACATGCTATCccacacagaaccacacagtgGTGACACTAGTCACAGGCAAATCCTCTGCACAGTCTGTTGGAAGTCATTCACCTCTACCAGTTACCTCAAGGTCCACCTGCGTTCTCACACTAAGGATAAGCCCTtccactgtggtgtgtgtggcaAGAGTTTCAGCTACTCAGGCAGGTTCAGGGAGCACCAACGCATCCACACGGGAGAGAGACCGTACCGCTGCCACGTGTGTGGTAAACGCTTCAGCCAGTCAGTCCATCTGAAGACCCACCTGAGGGTCCACACGGGGGAGAAACCctactcctgtcctgtctgtgggAAAGGATTCAGTCAGTCCAGCCATATCAAGGGACACCTCAGAACTCACACCCGAGGAAGGTAG
- the LOC116374349 gene encoding zinc finger protein 239-like isoform X2, whose translation MMQLDPRWRSTPQPIVSCVSEQQTPPEQQRCEQEWSSSLGQEDTEPTQIKEEQGELRTRQEEEQIQGPETDTKEDSITIPLCVKGDCDQEPPQPTHLLQTVENKEKYSLLTNTTGQIKTEPDGEGYGVSLSEPTSDSPQSQPLSAVNPDCSRTQSENTESVPRDPERRPEEDTQTHSCTQCGAVFCELSQLKAHMLSHTEPHSGDTSHRQILCTVCWKSFTSTSYLKVHLRSHTKDKPFHCGVCGKSFSYSGRFREHQRIHTGERPYRCHVCGKRFSQSVHLKTHLRVHTGEKPYSCPVCGKGFSQSSHIKGHLRTHTRGR comes from the coding sequence ACAGCGCTGTGAGCAGGAGTGGAGCTCCAGTCTGGGGCAGGAGGACACAGAGCCCAcacagattaaagaggaacaggGTGAACTCAGGACCCGTCAGGAGGAAGAGCAGATTCAAGGGCCGGAGACTGATACCAAAGAAGACTCCATAACCATTCCTCTCTGTGTGAAAGGTGACTGTGATCAGGAGCCACCTCAGCCCACACATCTTCTCCAAACTGTGGAGAACAAAGAGAAGTACTCTCTACTGACCAACACAACTGGACAGATCAAAACAGAACCTGATGGAGAGGGCTATGGAGTATCACTATCAGAACCAACCAGTGACTCCCCTCAGTCTCAGCCCCTCTCTGCAGTAAATCCAGactgttctagaacacagagTGAGAACACTGAAAGTGTTCCGAGAGATCCAGAAAGGAGACCAgaggaggacacacagacacactcatgtACTCAGTGTGGTGCCGTGTTCTGTGAGCTATCCCAACTGAAGGCACACATGCTATCccacacagaaccacacagtgGTGACACTAGTCACAGGCAAATCCTCTGCACAGTCTGTTGGAAGTCATTCACCTCTACCAGTTACCTCAAGGTCCACCTGCGTTCTCACACTAAGGATAAGCCCTtccactgtggtgtgtgtggcaAGAGTTTCAGCTACTCAGGCAGGTTCAGGGAGCACCAACGCATCCACACGGGAGAGAGACCGTACCGCTGCCACGTGTGTGGTAAACGCTTCAGCCAGTCAGTCCATCTGAAGACCCACCTGAGGGTCCACACGGGGGAGAAACCctactcctgtcctgtctgtgggAAAGGATTCAGTCAGTCCAGCCATATCAAGGGACACCTCAGAACTCACACCCGAGGAAGGTAG